GCGTATTGCCATTTTTAGCAGTAGCTTTTATTAACGCTTTTGTAGATTTAGGACACAAAATCATTATACAAAACACTATCTATAAATTTTATGAAGATAGCACCCAGCTTTTTCTAACTGCTATTGTTAATGCTTTGATGCTTTTACCTTTTATCCTTATGCTTTCGCCTTCTGGATTCTTAGCAGATAAATTTCCTAAAAATAAAATCATGAAAATATCTGCATTATTTTCGGTAATATTAACTTGTATTATTTGTTTGTGTTATTATCTTGGAGCATTTTGGCTTGCTTTTGTAATGACTTTTATCATGGGAGTGCAATCTGCTTTATACTCTCCTGCAAAATATGGTTTTATAAAAGAATTAGTAGGAAAAGAACTTTTAGCTATGGGAAATGGAGCCGTAAATGCGGTAAGTATCGTGGCTATTTTAGCCGGTATGACAGTATTTTCTCTAAGCTTTGAAATACTTTTTGAGCCAAATTTTAACACTCCTTCGGATATTTTAACACAAATTGCGCCTTTGGGTTTTGTATTGATAGCTTTTGCTTTATTAGAACTTTTTTTAGCTTATAAACTTCCTAGTTTAAAAGAAGAAGATAAAAATTTAAGTTTTGATAAAAAACAATATTTACAAGGAAAGCTTTTAGCCTCTAATTTAAAAACAATATTTTCTCATAAAATCATTTGGCTTTGCATTGTAGGAATTTCACTTTTTTGGGCCATATCACAACTTTATTTAGTAAGTTTTCCTGTATATGCAAAAAATGATCTTTTTATAGAGAATACCTTTTACATACAATGCTCTTTAGCTTTTTCTGGTATAGGAGTGATTATAGGATCACTTATTAGTGGTAAGTTTTCTAAAAACTACATCGAATTAGGTCTTATACCACTAGGTGCTTTAGGGATTTTTCTAATGAGCATTTTAATGCCATTTTTAGAAAACTTACTAAGCTATAGTGTGGTGTTTTTTATTTTTGGTTTAAGTGGTGCATTTTTTATCATACCTTTAAATTCTCTCATACAATTTCATGCAAAAGAAAATGAACTAGGAAAAGTCTTAGCAGGTAATAATTTTATACAAAATATTTTCATGTTAGGCTTTTTAACACTAGCTACTTTTGCTGCTTATGCTGAATTTGAAGTGATAAATTTGTTTTATTTTATCATCGCTGTGGCATTTTTTGGAAGCGTTTATGTGCTAAGTAAATTGCCTTTTTCTTTAGTGCGTTTATTAATGAGCATAGCGTTTTTTCAACGCTACCGTTTATTAGTAGAAGGTTTTGAGAATATTCCTGAAAAAGGTGGAGCATTATTGCTTGGTAATCATATATCTTTTATAGATTGGGCTATTGTACAAATGGCTATACCAAGAAAAATTTATTTTGTTATGGAAAAAAGCATTTATTCTAAGTGGTATATTAAAATTTTTCTTGATAAATTTGGAGTTATTCCTGTTTCAAGTGCTTCTAGTAAATCAAGCTTAGAGCTTATTGCTATGCATATTAAAAACGGAAATTTAGTTTGTCTTTTCCCAGAAGGAGTACTTTCACGCCATGGACAGCTTAATGAATTTAAAGGCGGATTTGAGTTAGTTTGCTCAAAATTAGAAGAACAAGATGGAGTGATTTTGCCTTTTTATATTAGAGGACTTTGGGGAAGTGCTTTTTCAAGAAGTGATGAAGAATTTTCAGCAAGAAATCGCAAAATAAGCAAAAGAAAAATCGCTATTGCTTTTGGAAAAAGCTTACCAATACACACTAAAAAAGAAATTGTCAAAGCAAAAGTTTTTGAACTTTCTTTTATTGCTTGGAAGTCTCAATGTGAAAGTATGCATACTATAGCCAGAGCTTGGATAGATAGCGCTAAAAGAAATTTAAGTCAAATAGCTATTGTTGATCCTTTAATAGGTGGTATTACTTATAGAAAAATGCTTGCTTTAAGCTTGGTTTTTAGCTCTTTCATAAAAAATATATCGCATGAGCTAAATATACAACCTACCCAAGGAAGCTATGCTCCAAAAGAAGAATGTATAGGAATTTTGCTCCCTGCTTCTATGGCTAGCTCTCTTTGCAATCTAGCTGTATTACTTGCAAATAAAATCGTAGTAAATTTAAACTTCACAGCAGGTGTAAAAGCGATTAATCAAGCCATTCAAAGTTCTCAAATTCAACAAATTTATACCTCTAGAAAATTTATAGAAAAATTAGAAAATAAAGGTATAAAACTAGAATTTGAAGAGCATGTTAGAATTATTTTTATGGAAGATGTTATCGCAAGCTTTAAAAGACAAAAACTCAAAATCTTTTCTATGCTTGCTTTAGTAAGTATCTTACCTACTTGTTTAATAAAAGCATTATTTGCACCTAATAAACAAAACCTTGCCATAGCTGCTATATTATTTAGTAGTGGTAGTGAAGGAACACCTAAAGGAGTAATGCTAAATAATCGTAATATTTTAAGCAATATAGCTCAAATTTCAGATGTATTATGTGCAAAAAATGAAGATGTTGTCTTATCTTCTTTACCACCTTTTCATGCTTTTGGATTAACTGTAACTACTTTTATGCCTTTATTAGAAGGGATTAAAAGCATAACACATGCTGATCCAACAGATGCACTAGGCGTAGCAAAAGCTATAGTAAAAAATAATGTTAGCATTATGTGTGCTACTTCAACTTTTCTAGGTATTTATGCAAGAAATAAAAAACTTGATGCGATTATGTTTGAAAGTTTAAGGATTATCGTCTCAGGTGCTGAAAAACTCAAAAGCGAAGTAAGAACTGCCTTTGAAATGAAATTTAAAAAACCTATTTTTGAAGGCTATGGAGCCACTGAAACCACTCCAGTTGCAAGTGTGAATTTACCGAATAAATTTGATCCTGATTACTGGATTTTACATCGTGCAAATAAAGAAGGTAGTGTAGGTATGCCTTTACCAGGAAGCGCTATACGCATAGTAGATCCATCTACTTATGAAAGTTTAAATCATGGAGAAGACGGATTAATACTCATTGGTGGTCATCAGGTTATGGTGGGTTATTTAAACAATAAAGAAAAAACCGATGAAGTTATCAAAGAAATCGATAACATACGCTGGTATAATACCGGAGATAAAGGCCATGTGGATGAGGATGGCTTTTTATATATAGTAGATCGTTATTCTCGTTTTGCAAAAATTGGCGGTGAGATGATATCTTTAGGAGCTTTAGAAGAAGAAATTGCTAAATTTATCAATACAGATATAGTAAAATTTTGCGCAGTTGCACTAGATGATGATAAAAAAGGTGAAATGGTATGCTTATTAGTAGAATGCCAAGAGCAAGATTTTGATGGAATTTGTGAAGTGATTAAAAACTCTACTATGCCTGCTATTTTTAAACCAAGTAAATATTTTAAAGTAGAGCAAATTCCGCTTTTAGGTTCTGGTAAAGTGGATTTAAAAGGCGCTAAAGATTTAGCTAAAATCTTGCAAGAAAATTAATTCCCAAAGCAATTTTACTTTGGGAAATTTTACAAACTATTTCTTTTAGTTTTATAATCATATTTTTTATCAAAAACAAGCTTATCATTTTCTTTGACTGCTATCTTTCCTTTAATATAAAAATACTCCAAATCACTAGTTTGTGTTAAAATTATATCTGCCTCCATCATACAACCTTCTCGTCCTATTTGCATTGTTTGAGTAATGGTATATTGCGCGCTTAATGGATTTTCATTTTGAAGTTTTAATTCTCTTTTTAAATTATGCTTTACTAAAACATCAATCTCATCAAATCTATAAACACCTTCTCCAAAAACTCCACCAACACCATCTGTAATACAAGTCCAAGTATCATTTAAAATATCATAAGAAATGCTTCTATCTACCCTACCTTCTTCTAAAAGTGTTATTGGAGTTAAAGGAGCACTTTGTGCTTGCATATTGATTTTATTGCTATCTTGACCATTAAAACATGGTAAATTAAATTCACACTCATTTAAATCTAAAGTCAAGGTTGAAATTTTTGGCATAGGCCAAAACATAGGCCAAAAAGAATTCGCTAATGATAATCTTATCTTAGAACCCTTGGTAAATCTATAGCCGCAAGCATCAAGTTTGATTTGCTTTTGGATAAATTCATCTTTTTTTAAAGGTATAAATTGCTCTTTATCATCACTTAATGCAAGATTGACCACTCCATAACTTACTCTTTTTACAAAACCATCAGCTCTAACTTCACTAAGCTGAGCAAAAAGCATAGCTTTTTCTTGATCACTTGTAATTTTTACATTTAAAACCGGAAAACCCAAAATATCTAAATCTTGTTCTAAAAAATCACTTTCAAAAACAACTGCCATCCCATCATCCAACCTTTGATCACTAGGACTTTCTCCTAAAACACCAGCCCCCATCCATTCTCCAGATAAAAGCCCATGATTTAGCGGAGTGTTGATTTTGATAAATTCACTTGATTTTTTACATGTTAATTTATACGAATTTAAATAGTATTTTTTATAGCCAATATCTTTTTTAAAATCATTTAAAGCAACAAAACGACCTTCCACTTTCTCTGTTTTTGAATTTGGCTTAGAACTATTTTCAATATACGCTTGTATCATAGGAGTTTCAAGCGCATCATTTTCCTCATTTTTAAGCCATTTATCCCACCATTTAAGTGCTTCTTGTAAAAAACCCATTGCAGGTAAAGGCAAGCCATCATGAGGATAAACATGAGCCCAAGGACCAACGACAGCTTTTTTTGGAACTTTCAAAGAATTCATTAGAGTAAAAACAGGATTAGTATAAGAATCAGCCCATCCATCTAATGCAAAAACAGGAACTTGTATATCATCATAATTTTCTCCAACAGATCCATGCTTCCAATAGTCATCTTTTAAAGTATGCTCAAGCCACAATGTAGGCCATAAAGGCATATTTTCAAGCCTATTGAGCCATTTATTTCTACCATTTGGATCAATTTTTGGATCAACAAAGCGTGATTGATATGCAAGCATGATATTACCCCACCAAAAATTATCATTAAGCAGACATCCACCTTTATAATGAATATCTTCATTAAACCTATCATCAGTAAAACCTACCACTATAATAGCTCTTAAATTTTTGGGTCTTCTTGCTGCAACTTGTAAAGAATTAAATCCACCCCAAGATTTACCCATCATACCAATATTCCCATCACACCATTCTTGCTTTGCTATCCATTCAATAACTTCTAAGGCATCATCTTGTTCTTGCTTTAAATATTCATCTTCCAATAAACCATCAGATTCCCCACTTCCTCTAATATCAACTCTAACAACCGCATAACCATTACCACTAAAATATCCATGCATAGGTTCATCTCTACCTCTTGTTCCATCATTTTTTCTATAAGGAATATATTCTAATATAGCAGGAACTTTTTCTTTAACTTGAGGAAGCCAAATTCGTGATGAAAGCTTGGTGCCATCTTTTAAAATTATCCATTCATTTTCTATCACTTTAACCTTGTTTTTAAAATCAAAAATAATTTCTTTCATTTTATCTCCTTTTTATTGTATTTTTTAATCCAAATCAAACAAAACATTACACCCAAAATAGCCATAGCTATCATAATAGTAAAATATATATGAAAACCTTTTACACCTGGATATCTATCTAACAAATCCCCAGCAAGCAAAGGTGCAAAAACCTCAGGTAAATATCCAAAAGTAGATACAATACCTATAGCCATACCTGCTAAATGAATAGGAATTTTTCCCTCACTAAGTAAAGAGTAATAAATTCCAAAATTAGAATACATAGCTACATAAATTACCACACAAGCAGAAGTTAAAACGCTCATTTGTAAAAATCCATTTAATTTTGAACTAAGCATTAAAAAAATAACACCGATTCCCATTAAAATAAAGCCTATCATCATTATTTTAGCCTTTCCGTATCCATCTGCTATAAATCCACCTACTACAGAAGAAACAGGACGAATGTATTGAGCTAATACTGTTAAAATAGCTGCGAAAACAGCAGAAGCTCCTATAACATTACTTGCATAAGGAGTAAAATAATAAAAGCTCATATTAAAAAAATATGTACAAAAAGTAATAGCAACCACAAGCCAAAGAGCTGAATTTTTCAAAAGAAAAACCAAATCTTTGATTTTAATCTTCTCGCTTTGTTCATTAACCTCATCTTTTAAAAGAAAAAATAATAAAACAGCACTTGCAATAGGAGCTATAGAATAAAATATAATAACCATTTCTATACCTTGTGCGGCTAAAGCTTTTGTTTGAAAATATCCAAAAATACTTGTAGCTATAGCCAAATGTGCAGCACCAACAACACCTCTACCACCTTCAAAAATTCCATAAGCTTTTGCTTGTTCTTTAGAATTTGCCAAACTTCTTACTATTTTCATCAAAGAAGGCCAAAAAGTTAATAATGAAGTAATTCCCCAGATTCCATAAATAATCAAAAGTGCATTTAAAGAAGTAAAATATAAATGTAACAAACCACCAAGTCCTGTAGCAATTAAAGAAAAAATCAATAATTTTTTTGGCGCAAAACGATCTGCTAAATATCCTCCTAAGGCATAAGAAAACAAACCAAGTAAGCCATAAGCACTACCCAAAAGGCCCATTTCAAAATTATTTAAATGATAAAGACTCATATAATCATCATAATAATATTTTCTAAAATAAGGCAAACCATAAATAATAGATCCACAAAAAGATAATAACAATAATGTAAAAAAATTATTTTTTAAACTTTGTTCTTTATTTTCATACATTAAAAACCTCCTTTTTTATACTATATATGATTTTTTTATTTTTTAATAATATAAATATAGATAATTTTGCATAAAAATTTTAAATTGATATATTTTTTACACACTTAAGATAATTTTTAAAAATTTTTTTTAATTAAATGAGTTATAATAAAAACAAAAACTCTACAAAAAATTAAAATTATCTATAAATTTTTATATTTCATTATCATTTTTTTGATACATTTATACATTAAAAATATTAAAAAGGGAAATAATGAAAATTTTTGATATGGTAGTTATTGGTGCTGGCCCTGCAGGTATTGCAGCTGGAGTAGAAGCTAAAATAAAAAATAAAGAAGTTATTGTTTTAGAAAAAGCTGATGCAATTTGTCAAACCTTAGTAAAATTTTACAAAGAAGGTAAAAGAGTAGACAAAGCTTATAAAGGTTGTGATAGCACAAATTACGGGCATATAAATTTTGAAGATGGAACTAGAGAAAGCACAATAGAAATTTTCCAAAATGCTATCAAAGAGTATAATCTTGAAGTAAAGCTTTCTAGTGAAGTTGAAAGTGTTAAAAAAGATGGAGAAAATTTCATCGTTAGCACTGCAAATGAAAATTATATTTGCAAAAATGCGGTTATTGCTATAGGTAGAATGGGTAAACCAAATAAACCAAGCTATACTTTACCTATAACTTTAACAAAAATCATCAATTTTAATGCAAATTCAGCAAGCCAAGGTGAAAAAATCTTAGTTGTAGGTGGTGGAAATTCAGCAGCAGAATACGCTATAGATTTAGCTAAAAATAATGATGTGACACTTTGCTATAGAAGAGAAACTTTCTCAAGATTAAACGATATTAATCTTAGTGATATTCAAAAAGCTTTTGAACAAGGCAGTGTAAAAGCAAAACTTGGCATAGATATAATTAGTATTGAAGATGAAAGCGGTAAAGCTAAAGTAAATTTCACTAACGACACAAATGAAATTTATGATCGTATTATTTATGCTATTGGTGGTTCAACTCCACTTGATTTCTTACAAAAATGCTCTATAGAAGTTGATGAAAAAGGCGTACCAAGCTTTGATGAAAATAAAGAAAGCAATGTAAAAGGATTATTCGTAGCAGGTGATATAGCGAGTAAAAACGGAGCTTCTATTGTAGTGGGTTTAAATGATTCGTTTAAAATCTGCGATCATCTTTATAAATGCTAAAACTCTTTCAATATTTAAAAGGCTATCGCTATAATAACGATAGTCTTTTACTTTTTGACTTTTTATCTAAATATAATTTAAAAGGTAATATCCTTGATATAGGATGTGGTTGTGGAATTTTAGGACTTTTGATAAAGCAAAAATTTCCAAATTCAAATGTTTATCTACTAGATATCCAAGAGCGAAATATCAAACTAAGTTATAAAAATGCCAAAGAAAATAAACTTGAAATTCAAGGCATTTGTGAAGACTTTTTAAACTATAAAAGTGATATAAAATTTGATTTTTTGATCTCCAATCCTCCATTTTATAAAAAAAATACACAAAAAAGCCAAGATTTGCATTTATGCATATCAAGATATCAAGAATTTATGCCACTTGAGAAGATGTTTGCTAAAATAAATACTTTAATCAAGCCAAATGGTAGTTTTTTTATGTGCTATGAGGCAAGCTTTTTAGATGAAATTTGTGCTTATTTAAAACAATTTAAATTAAAACTAGTTTCGCTTCAATGTGTTCATACCAATATACAAACTAACGCAAGACTTGTTTTAATGCATATTAAAAAAAATAGCAAAAGTCCTTGTGTAATAGTACCTACACTTTTTATGTATGAAAATGATGTTTTAAATCCAAAAATTAGTGAAATTTATGAAAATACAGGAACTATAAGCTATGATGTGTGAAAAAGGTTTTGATTATTCTTTTGATGAAAGTGCTTGTGAAAAATGTGGCGGGAAGTGTTGCACTGGAGAAAGTGGGTATATCTATGCTAGCAAAGAAGAATTAGAAGCTATTGCTAGTTTTTTAAATTTAAGCTTTGAAGCCTTTAAAGAACAATATCTCATCAAAGTTGGGTTTAAATATAGCTTTAAAGAAGCAAAGTATGAAAATGGCTATCGTTGTATTTTTTTTGATACAATGCATAAAAAATGTTTAATTTACAAGCATAGACCAAAACAATGTAGAACTTTTCCATTTTGGGAGTATTTTAAAACATACAAAGAGGAGTTAAAAAAAGAATGTATAGGGGTTTGCTTTCACTAATTATAGTTTTTATCCTAACAAGCCTTGCTTTAGCTAAAGGTGAAGATGAAATCCTACAAGCACTTATTTATGAAGAGCATGGACAATTTCAAAAAGCATGTGATATTTACACAAATTTATTTCATGAAAATAACGAAAGTATTTACTTGCAAAAGGCTTTATTTTTAGCTTTAAGTGCTAATTTAAAACAAAAAAATGAACTTTTAAAAGCTTCTAAAGATTTTTTAGAACACACAGCTATTGCAAGATTAAATGCTTTATATTTTTTTGAAATAGGAGACTATAAACAAGCTGAAGCTATACTTTATAAACTCATTAAAGAAGAACAAGATTATAGAAATTATGAAATATTAGGTGATATTTTTACCAAAAAAGCTTTATACACTAAAGCTTTAGAGCAATATAATCTTGCTTATAAGCTTTTTGAACATGAAAATTTATTACTTAAAATAGTTGAAATTAATATCAAAAATAAAAATATCAACCAAGCTAAAAAGGCCTTAGAAGAATTTGTAAAAAGTTCACAATGCACCCTTAAAACATGCACCCTACTTTTAAAAATTTATCAAGAACAAAAAAATCACAAAGCAAGTATTCAAACCCTTGAAAAGCTATATAAACTCAACAATGATATTAAATACATCTACGCTATGATAGAATTACTAGTACAAGAAAAAAACTATACTCAGGCTCTAAATTTAACCCAAAAATACAACATAGATCCTGATACTAAAATTTTCTTATATACACAAACAAAAGATTATAAAAAAGCTTACGAAATAGCCTTAAAACACTATGAACTTAGTAAAGATAAAAAATATCTTTCTATGGCAGGCGTTTTGGAATTTGAAATTCATATGGATCCTAAAAGTAAAAAAGTCACGGACCCAAAAATTCTAGCTTCTATTATGAAAAAATTTGAGCAAAGCGTAGATATACGCAGTGATGCTTTATATCAAAACTACTATGGTTATGCCTTGATTGAGTATGATATTGATATAGCCAAAGGTATAGAGCTAGTAGGCTGGGCGCTTGAACAAGAACCACAAAATCTTTATTATCTTGACTCTTTGGCTTGGGGGTATTATAAACTTAAAGATTGTAAAAAGGCTTATGAAATTTTGCAAAAAACATTGCATGATAAAGAATTTTCAAGCTCAGATGAAAGTAAAGAGCATTTAAAGGCCATTGAAAAATGTTTAAAACAATAGATTTAAAAAATCATTTTTCAAAAACACAAAAAATTCTTGAAAGTAAAAAAGAAATTTTTCCTTATGATATGCTAGGTAGAAGCCTAGCCTCTAATGCCTTTTATCCTAAAGATATTTATACGCTTTTACTTGAAAAAAAACTTTCGCATTTTTTATATTCTGAAGATTTAAATTTTAATCATGGAAATTTTGATGCCATCATCTTGCCAACAAGCCCTTTACTTAATCAAGATATACAAAATTTAAGCCTTTTTAGGCGTTATCATGAAAAACCTATTGTGCAGTTTGATTTTATTTTTGATGAATATCAAATTTTAGAAAGCTTAGTATATGGGGCTGATGCGTTTATTGTATTTCCTAAAATGCTAAAAACCATGCAACTAAAAAAACTTTATAATTTTGCAATACATCTTGGCTTAGAAGCCATTTTTTACCTTGAAAGCAAAAATGATCTTAATAATGCTATTTTGGCAGGAGCTAGAATTTTTTTATTAGAAGATGAAAAGCTATTACCTTTGATACCAAAAAATAAAGCTCTTATAAGTAAAAATATTAAAAATCTACATGCTTGCATAAAGGAGAGTTGATGGAGTATTTATATGCACCTTGGAGGGATGTTTATTTTAACAATAAAGATAAAAATTTTTGCCCTTTTTGTCATTGTAAGCATGAACTTAATAAAGATGAAAAACTTGGGGTAATTTTTAGAGCTAAAGAATGCTTTGGCATTATGAATAAGTTCCCTTATAGTCCGGGTCATTTTATGATTATTCCTTATGAGCATTTAGAAAATATAGAAGATTTAAGTGATGATACATGGCTAGAAATTAGCCATTTTGTGCGTATTGGAGTTAAAATTTTAAAAGAGAACTTTCATGCTAAAGGTGTTAATATAGGTATGAATTTAGGCAGTGCAGCAGGAGCTGGCATAGCACCACATTGTCATTATCATTTAATCCCAAGATGGCAAGGCGATACAAATTTTATCACTACCATAGGACAAACTAGAGTTTGTGGGAGTGATTTAAAAAAAGTTTATACAACCTTATGCAAAGCTTTTAAAGACTATGTATAAAGAAGTTGATTTTGAAAATTTTTTAAAATTTAATTTTGATCTTTTAATTGATGCAAGAAGTCCCAAAGAATACAAACTTGCTCATATAAAATCTGCGCAAAATTACTACGCACTTAATGATAATGAATTTGAAGAAATAGGCACACTTTATAAGAAAAACAAGGGCTTAGCTAAAGCAAAAGGTGCAAGTTATATTTGCGAAAATATGAGTAAGCATATTAATAAAATTTATCAAAATTATAAAATAGGCTCTTTGGTGGGAACTTATTGCGCAAGAGGTGGTAAAAGATCAAAAGCTATTGCTTTAATCTTAGCTGAACTTGGTTATAGGGTTGTAAGATTAGAGGGTGGATATAAAGCCTATAGAAGTTATGTGAGTGAGTTTTTTACTAAAGATTTAAATATTGAGTTTTTATGTCTTTGTGGTAATACAGCAAGTGGCAAAAGTGATTTAATCCAAACTTTGGATAATGCTTTAAATTTAGAAAAACTTGCTAATCATCAAGGATCAAGTTTTGGTAAAATTTATGGAGAACAACCAAGCCAAAAAGCTTTTGAAGATGAATTGTTTTATTTTTTAAAAGATTATACCCATAAAACTTGTTTTATAGAAGCTGAAAGCAGGCAGATTGGAAATTTAACTATCCCGCTAAATTTATACAATAGCATGCAAAAAGCTAAGAAAATTTGGTGTGAATGTGACACGAATTTACGTGTTCAAAGAGTTTTGAAAAACTATGCTCCAATGGATAAAAAAGTATTTTATCAATGTGTTGAAAAAATATCACCTTATATCAGCAAGGATTTTAAACTAAGACTTTGTCAAAATTATGAAGAAAACAATTTAGAACTTTGTGTAAAAATGCTTTTTGAATATTATGATAAAGTATATAAAAAACCTACAAAAATTGATTATTTTATCGATAGCTCTAATTTAGATGAAGCTAAAGAATATCTTATGAGTTTAAACTCATAAGATTGTATTTGCAAAGATAATAAAAATAATACTTGAAAGAATTCCAGCAACTGGTAAAGTAATCACCCATGCTAAACCAATAGGTTTCATCATAGCCCATTTAGCATCTTTATTAAATACTCCTATACCTAAAACTGCACCAATTAAAATATGGGTTGAGCTAACTGGAATTCCAAGTTGAGTAGCTAAAAGTATAACAATACTTGCGCCAAGTTCAGCACTAAAACCTGTTGTTGGTTTAATTTCAGCAAGTTTTGAACCCACAGTTTGAATGACTTCTTTACCTAAAAACCAAAGCCCAATAACTAAAGCTATACCAAACATAAGCATTACAGCAAAAGGTACTGGTGAGCTAGGATTAATGGTATCATTTTTAAGCACATCTAAAATTGCAGCAAATGGTCCAAGAGCATTAGCTATATCATTAGCTCCATGTGAAAAAGCAAAACTTGAAGCAGTAAAAATTTGAAACCACGAAAAAATCTTTTCTATGGTTTTATTAACCTGAGTTTTTTTCATCAATCTCACAACTGCTAAAGTAACAATATAAGCAAAAATAGAAATAATCGAAACTATCCATAAATTTTGCATTACATCTAAAGTAGAAACATTATTTAAACCCTTAAATAAAAACATAGAAGCAATAGTCAATGCGCCTACACCTGCTATTAAAGGAACGTGAAATTTCATTCTTGAAAAAACATCTATATTTTTTTCTTTTTCTTTTAGCTCTTTGATTTTTAACTTGTATTCACTTCTTTTTTCATCATCATCTAAAACAATAGCACTAAGTTCTTTGATTTGCTCTTCTTGGCTTTTGTTTTTTAAATTTTTAAAATATTCTTCTTTAAATGCTTTTTTTTCTTTTTTGATTTCTTTTACTACAAGAGTTATTTCTTCTGATGGTTT
This genomic stretch from Campylobacter lari subsp. concheus harbors:
- a CDS encoding acyl-[ACP]--phospholipid O-acyltransferase, encoding MQGNFLKIFGVLPFLAVAFINAFVDLGHKIIIQNTIYKFYEDSTQLFLTAIVNALMLLPFILMLSPSGFLADKFPKNKIMKISALFSVILTCIICLCYYLGAFWLAFVMTFIMGVQSALYSPAKYGFIKELVGKELLAMGNGAVNAVSIVAILAGMTVFSLSFEILFEPNFNTPSDILTQIAPLGFVLIAFALLELFLAYKLPSLKEEDKNLSFDKKQYLQGKLLASNLKTIFSHKIIWLCIVGISLFWAISQLYLVSFPVYAKNDLFIENTFYIQCSLAFSGIGVIIGSLISGKFSKNYIELGLIPLGALGIFLMSILMPFLENLLSYSVVFFIFGLSGAFFIIPLNSLIQFHAKENELGKVLAGNNFIQNIFMLGFLTLATFAAYAEFEVINLFYFIIAVAFFGSVYVLSKLPFSLVRLLMSIAFFQRYRLLVEGFENIPEKGGALLLGNHISFIDWAIVQMAIPRKIYFVMEKSIYSKWYIKIFLDKFGVIPVSSASSKSSLELIAMHIKNGNLVCLFPEGVLSRHGQLNEFKGGFELVCSKLEEQDGVILPFYIRGLWGSAFSRSDEEFSARNRKISKRKIAIAFGKSLPIHTKKEIVKAKVFELSFIAWKSQCESMHTIARAWIDSAKRNLSQIAIVDPLIGGITYRKMLALSLVFSSFIKNISHELNIQPTQGSYAPKEECIGILLPASMASSLCNLAVLLANKIVVNLNFTAGVKAINQAIQSSQIQQIYTSRKFIEKLENKGIKLEFEEHVRIIFMEDVIASFKRQKLKIFSMLALVSILPTCLIKALFAPNKQNLAIAAILFSSGSEGTPKGVMLNNRNILSNIAQISDVLCAKNEDVVLSSLPPFHAFGLTVTTFMPLLEGIKSITHADPTDALGVAKAIVKNNVSIMCATSTFLGIYARNKKLDAIMFESLRIIVSGAEKLKSEVRTAFEMKFKKPIFEGYGATETTPVASVNLPNKFDPDYWILHRANKEGSVGMPLPGSAIRIVDPSTYESLNHGEDGLILIGGHQVMVGYLNNKEKTDEVIKEIDNIRWYNTGDKGHVDEDGFLYIVDRYSRFAKIGGEMISLGALEEEIAKFINTDIVKFCAVALDDDKKGEMVCLLVECQEQDFDGICEVIKNSTMPAIFKPSKYFKVEQIPLLGSGKVDLKGAKDLAKILQEN
- a CDS encoding CocE/NonD family hydrolase, with the protein product MKEIIFDFKNKVKVIENEWIILKDGTKLSSRIWLPQVKEKVPAILEYIPYRKNDGTRGRDEPMHGYFSGNGYAVVRVDIRGSGESDGLLEDEYLKQEQDDALEVIEWIAKQEWCDGNIGMMGKSWGGFNSLQVAARRPKNLRAIIVVGFTDDRFNEDIHYKGGCLLNDNFWWGNIMLAYQSRFVDPKIDPNGRNKWLNRLENMPLWPTLWLEHTLKDDYWKHGSVGENYDDIQVPVFALDGWADSYTNPVFTLMNSLKVPKKAVVGPWAHVYPHDGLPLPAMGFLQEALKWWDKWLKNEENDALETPMIQAYIENSSKPNSKTEKVEGRFVALNDFKKDIGYKKYYLNSYKLTCKKSSEFIKINTPLNHGLLSGEWMGAGVLGESPSDQRLDDGMAVVFESDFLEQDLDILGFPVLNVKITSDQEKAMLFAQLSEVRADGFVKRVSYGVVNLALSDDKEQFIPLKKDEFIQKQIKLDACGYRFTKGSKIRLSLANSFWPMFWPMPKISTLTLDLNECEFNLPCFNGQDSNKINMQAQSAPLTPITLLEEGRVDRSISYDILNDTWTCITDGVGGVFGEGVYRFDEIDVLVKHNLKRELKLQNENPLSAQYTITQTMQIGREGCMMEADIILTQTSDLEYFYIKGKIAVKENDKLVFDKKYDYKTKRNSL
- a CDS encoding MFS transporter — translated: MYENKEQSLKNNFFTLLLLSFCGSIIYGLPYFRKYYYDDYMSLYHLNNFEMGLLGSAYGLLGLFSYALGGYLADRFAPKKLLIFSLIATGLGGLLHLYFTSLNALLIIYGIWGITSLLTFWPSLMKIVRSLANSKEQAKAYGIFEGGRGVVGAAHLAIATSIFGYFQTKALAAQGIEMVIIFYSIAPIASAVLLFFLLKDEVNEQSEKIKIKDLVFLLKNSALWLVVAITFCTYFFNMSFYYFTPYASNVIGASAVFAAILTVLAQYIRPVSSVVGGFIADGYGKAKIMMIGFILMGIGVIFLMLSSKLNGFLQMSVLTSACVVIYVAMYSNFGIYYSLLSEGKIPIHLAGMAIGIVSTFGYLPEVFAPLLAGDLLDRYPGVKGFHIYFTIMIAMAILGVMFCLIWIKKYNKKEIK
- a CDS encoding NAD(P)-binding domain-containing protein encodes the protein MKIFDMVVIGAGPAGIAAGVEAKIKNKEVIVLEKADAICQTLVKFYKEGKRVDKAYKGCDSTNYGHINFEDGTRESTIEIFQNAIKEYNLEVKLSSEVESVKKDGENFIVSTANENYICKNAVIAIGRMGKPNKPSYTLPITLTKIINFNANSASQGEKILVVGGGNSAAEYAIDLAKNNDVTLCYRRETFSRLNDINLSDIQKAFEQGSVKAKLGIDIISIEDESGKAKVNFTNDTNEIYDRIIYAIGGSTPLDFLQKCSIEVDEKGVPSFDENKESNVKGLFVAGDIASKNGASIVVGLNDSFKICDHLYKC